A single region of the Acidobacteriota bacterium genome encodes:
- a CDS encoding iron-containing alcohol dehydrogenase gives MGLKRGQRPLETEDSWSVDTAPGRVLFGAGVIDLVGDLVQELGGGRVLVVTDPGVAAAGHLDRASASLRSAGLEVAVFSEVRENPGERDVAEAAAAARSHRATFLVGLGGGSAMDCAKGANFVFTNGGRMEDYWGFGKASRPMLPSIGVPCTAGTGSEAQSFAVISREDDHRKMACGDPKARFLATLLDPELARTAPPYVMAATGLDAFSHAMESFVATAANPYSRMFASEGFRRLLRGFEVVVEAQSADSQAHSNARSEVEINELWGDMLLGAHLAGAAIEASMLGAAHGLANPLTARYDITHGVAVAVMLDHVVRYNGETGDTGYTGLVRLLGGSGAGNPPASTRLAESWTGLRRSAGVAGRLRDLGVREADLEVLATQASKQWTAQFNPRAVTASDMLSLYQAAF, from the coding sequence GTGGGACTCAAGCGAGGGCAGCGACCGCTCGAGACGGAGGACTCCTGGAGCGTCGACACGGCGCCGGGCCGGGTGCTCTTCGGCGCGGGCGTGATCGACCTCGTTGGCGACCTCGTTCAGGAACTCGGCGGCGGCCGCGTGCTCGTGGTCACGGATCCGGGGGTAGCCGCGGCCGGCCATCTCGACCGCGCATCTGCTTCACTCCGGAGTGCCGGCCTTGAGGTCGCGGTCTTCTCCGAGGTCAGGGAGAACCCCGGGGAACGCGACGTGGCCGAGGCGGCCGCTGCCGCGAGGTCCCACCGCGCCACGTTCCTCGTCGGTCTGGGGGGCGGTTCAGCGATGGACTGCGCCAAGGGCGCTAACTTCGTGTTCACGAACGGCGGCCGGATGGAGGACTACTGGGGGTTCGGCAAGGCCAGCCGGCCGATGCTGCCTTCGATCGGGGTTCCATGCACCGCGGGGACCGGCAGCGAGGCGCAGTCGTTCGCCGTCATCTCACGCGAGGACGACCACCGGAAGATGGCCTGTGGCGACCCGAAAGCACGGTTTCTGGCCACCCTCCTCGATCCGGAACTCGCGCGCACGGCCCCGCCCTACGTCATGGCCGCGACGGGCCTGGACGCGTTCTCCCATGCGATGGAGAGCTTCGTTGCGACCGCTGCCAACCCGTACTCCCGGATGTTCGCGTCCGAGGGCTTTCGACGTCTTCTCCGTGGGTTCGAGGTTGTCGTCGAGGCTCAGAGTGCCGACTCGCAGGCGCACTCGAATGCCAGGTCCGAGGTGGAGATCAACGAGTTGTGGGGCGACATGCTGCTGGGAGCCCACCTCGCGGGGGCCGCGATCGAGGCGTCGATGCTGGGCGCGGCGCACGGCCTGGCGAATCCGCTCACCGCTCGCTACGACATCACGCATGGCGTGGCCGTCGCGGTCATGCTGGATCACGTCGTCCGCTACAACGGCGAGACCGGCGACACCGGCTACACGGGCCTCGTCCGCCTGCTCGGCGGATCCGGAGCCGGCAACCCGCCCGCGAGCACGCGGCTTGCCGAGTCCTGGACCGGTCTTCGCCGCAGCGCCGGGGTGGCCGGGCGTTTGAGGGATCTGGGCGTTCGGGAGGCCGATCTGGAGGTGTTGGCCACCCAGGCATCCAAGCAGTGGACGGCTCAGTTCAACCCGCGCGCCGTGACCGCCTCCGATATGCTGAGCCTCTACCAGGCGGCGTTCTGA
- a CDS encoding PQQ-binding-like beta-propeller repeat protein, which produces MKSRLSLPAALLLAGAVTAPIAAAEPEPPAMFGNTPARNMVSDAKGLPTHWDVRSGENIIWRAKVGSQTYAGPVFRDGRVFVGTNNEGLRRPGIEGDKGVVIALDKDTGGLLWQATHDKLGAGRVNDWPLQGVCSTPYVDGDRVYYVSNRATIVAVDVDGFRDGVNDGMTDEQYREELDADIVWEYDMIAELDVFPHNLAAGSPLVVGDLLFTVTGAGVDEGHINLPSPASPAFVAMDKNTGELVWESIDSSDAVLHGSWSNPAYGVVDGQPQIAFPGGDGWLYTYEPATGKLLWKFDLNPKDSVWELGGAGTRNNVISTPVFYNNRFYLGVGQDPEHGEGPGHLYALDAGVEGDATDSASFWHFGGEDFNRTISTAAIADGLLYIPDLSGFLYVLDVETGEHLWTHDTFAAVWGSAFVADGKVYLGDEDGDVVVLEAGREEKVIAEHNMGSAVYTTPVAEDGRIYVATRSDVFAIGSD; this is translated from the coding sequence ATGAAGTCTCGACTTTCTCTACCTGCGGCGCTCCTTCTGGCCGGCGCTGTGACGGCGCCGATCGCGGCGGCGGAACCCGAGCCGCCGGCGATGTTCGGCAACACGCCGGCGCGGAACATGGTCTCCGATGCGAAGGGCCTGCCGACCCACTGGGACGTCAGGAGCGGCGAGAACATCATCTGGAGAGCCAAGGTCGGCTCCCAGACCTATGCGGGCCCGGTCTTCCGCGACGGGCGGGTGTTCGTGGGTACGAACAACGAGGGTCTTCGCCGTCCCGGCATCGAGGGTGACAAGGGGGTCGTCATTGCCCTGGACAAGGACACCGGCGGCCTCCTCTGGCAGGCCACGCACGACAAGCTGGGCGCCGGCCGCGTCAACGACTGGCCCCTTCAGGGCGTGTGTTCCACGCCCTATGTCGACGGCGACCGCGTCTACTACGTGTCGAACCGCGCGACGATCGTGGCCGTGGACGTCGACGGTTTTCGGGACGGTGTGAACGACGGCATGACGGACGAGCAGTACAGGGAGGAACTCGACGCCGACATCGTGTGGGAGTACGACATGATCGCCGAACTCGACGTGTTTCCCCACAATCTGGCCGCCGGATCGCCCCTGGTCGTCGGCGACCTGCTGTTCACGGTGACCGGCGCCGGGGTCGACGAGGGCCACATCAACCTGCCCTCGCCAGCGTCGCCGGCATTCGTCGCGATGGACAAGAACACCGGTGAATTGGTCTGGGAGAGCATCGACAGCAGCGATGCGGTCCTGCACGGCTCGTGGTCGAACCCGGCCTACGGAGTGGTCGACGGCCAGCCGCAGATCGCGTTTCCGGGCGGCGACGGCTGGCTCTACACCTATGAGCCGGCGACCGGGAAGCTCCTTTGGAAGTTCGATCTGAACCCCAAGGACTCGGTCTGGGAGCTTGGAGGCGCGGGCACCCGCAACAACGTCATCTCGACGCCGGTCTTCTACAACAACCGCTTCTACCTGGGCGTCGGCCAGGATCCGGAACACGGCGAGGGGCCCGGCCACCTCTATGCGCTGGACGCGGGTGTCGAGGGCGACGCGACCGACAGTGCTTCCTTCTGGCACTTCGGCGGCGAGGACTTCAACCGCACGATCTCCACGGCGGCCATCGCCGATGGCCTGCTCTACATCCCGGACCTGAGCGGCTTCCTCTACGTGCTGGACGTCGAGACGGGCGAGCACCTCTGGACCCACGACACCTTCGCGGCGGTCTGGGGTTCGGCGTTCGTGGCGGACGGCAAGGTCTACCTGGGCGACGAGGACGGGGACGTCGTCGTGCTCGAGGCGGGTCGTGAGGAGAAGGTGATCGCGGAGCACAACATGGGCTCGGCGGTCTACACGACACCGGTCGCCGAGGACGGCCGCATCTACGTGGCCACTCGCTCCGACGTGTTCGCGATCGGATCCGACTGA
- a CDS encoding PQQ-binding-like beta-propeller repeat protein, with protein sequence MSKFVQPRSHRRRNPAKRAFPRPLRNLAAVAVLLLGGLVAAGTVATAGDGGNPDPAAKNDLFRPAADAWPVFRGNLLGTGVAGTTLPAEPKLLWTFDTESEIESTAAIVGGVVFFGDYEGRVYALTLESGRELWRFDAETPIKAPLSVFEGVVYVGDEYGLIHALDAETGEEEWQFETLGEIYAGVSRYGDRLLVGSYDNSLYCLDRESGKKLWQVETEGYVHGTPAVADGLTTVSGCDGYMWLIDIETGDTVHKIDLRGQAASSPAVVDGLAYVATYENEVLGIDLEQRQVAWAYEHEIRKFPYYASAAADDEIVVIGGRDKIVHALDPRTGERKWQWNSGARLDSSPVIVGDRIFLGSKRGPLLALDKATGEPVWEFDTGSAIMASPAVASKRLVIGSLDGILYCFG encoded by the coding sequence ATGTCGAAGTTCGTTCAGCCTCGAAGCCACCGGCGCCGCAACCCGGCGAAACGGGCGTTTCCACGTCCGTTGAGGAACCTGGCGGCCGTCGCGGTCCTGCTGCTCGGTGGACTCGTCGCCGCGGGAACCGTGGCGACGGCGGGAGACGGCGGGAATCCCGATCCGGCGGCGAAGAACGATCTGTTCCGCCCGGCCGCGGACGCCTGGCCGGTGTTTCGCGGCAACTTGCTGGGCACCGGTGTGGCGGGTACGACCCTGCCCGCGGAGCCGAAGCTGCTCTGGACCTTCGATACGGAGAGCGAGATCGAGAGTACGGCCGCCATCGTGGGAGGCGTTGTCTTCTTCGGCGATTACGAGGGCCGGGTCTACGCCCTTACCCTCGAGAGCGGCAGGGAACTCTGGCGGTTCGACGCGGAAACGCCGATCAAGGCGCCCCTGTCGGTCTTCGAAGGCGTCGTCTACGTCGGTGACGAGTACGGCCTGATCCACGCGCTGGACGCGGAGACCGGGGAAGAGGAGTGGCAGTTCGAGACGCTGGGCGAGATCTACGCCGGCGTCTCCCGCTACGGAGACCGGCTGCTCGTCGGTTCCTACGACAACTCGCTCTACTGCCTGGACCGCGAGAGCGGCAAGAAGCTCTGGCAGGTCGAGACCGAAGGCTACGTCCACGGCACGCCGGCGGTCGCCGACGGGCTGACGACGGTTTCGGGATGCGACGGCTACATGTGGCTGATCGACATCGAGACCGGGGACACCGTTCACAAGATCGACCTGCGTGGACAGGCGGCCTCGAGCCCCGCGGTCGTCGACGGGCTGGCCTACGTCGCCACCTACGAGAACGAGGTGCTGGGCATCGATCTCGAGCAACGCCAGGTCGCCTGGGCCTACGAGCACGAGATTCGGAAATTCCCCTACTACGCCTCCGCCGCGGCCGACGACGAGATCGTCGTCATCGGGGGACGGGACAAGATCGTCCATGCCCTCGATCCCCGGACCGGCGAGCGGAAGTGGCAGTGGAACAGCGGCGCGCGACTCGATTCGTCGCCGGTGATCGTGGGCGATCGGATCTTCCTGGGCTCGAAACGCGGGCCCCTGCTCGCGCTCGACAAGGCGACGGGGGAGCCGGTATGGGAGTTCGATACCGGTTCGGCGATCATGGCCTCGCCGGCTGTCGCATCGAAGCGGCTCGTGATCGGCAGTCTGGACGGCATCCTCTACTGCTTCGGGTGA
- a CDS encoding coproporphyrinogen-III oxidase family protein — translation MTEGGAVIAEPATGLLDLEATDIGSVFVSNYPPYSAWNEAAVGEAMAALDREPAPGASLGLYIHIPFCRKRCKFCYFRVYIDKNHEQIGSYLDALGSELERYAERAAIQGRQLDFVYFGGGTPSYIAAKQLTPLAERLQGVMPWDGAEEVAFECEPGTLTQSKLEAIRGIGVTRLSLGVENFDDAILQENGRAHVSKEIYRVRDWIRAQGFRQLNVDLIAGMVGETWESWKRTVDLTIEYDPDSITLYQMELPFNTVYSKARLRGDEDVPAFADWRTKREWHAYAFEQFERAGFERWSAYTMMRRDRGCKFVYAREVWSGADMIPIGVSSFGHMGGVHLQNHDRWDDYLAAIAGGGLATRRALATTARERLTREVILQLKRGWLERGAFERKFGVDVVEDYADAFGSLTEQGLATVGPERVELSEGGLLRVDQLLPRFYDEQYRGARYT, via the coding sequence ATGACTGAGGGCGGTGCGGTGATCGCGGAGCCGGCGACCGGCCTGCTCGATCTTGAGGCGACCGACATCGGCTCGGTCTTCGTGTCGAACTACCCGCCGTACTCGGCCTGGAACGAGGCTGCCGTCGGGGAGGCGATGGCGGCCCTTGATCGGGAGCCCGCGCCCGGTGCCTCCCTGGGTCTCTACATCCACATCCCGTTCTGCCGCAAGCGCTGCAAGTTCTGCTACTTCCGCGTCTACATCGACAAGAACCACGAGCAGATCGGGAGCTACCTCGATGCTCTGGGATCGGAGCTGGAGCGCTACGCGGAGCGGGCCGCAATCCAGGGACGCCAGCTCGACTTCGTCTACTTCGGCGGCGGCACGCCGTCCTACATCGCCGCCAAGCAGTTGACTCCGCTGGCCGAGCGACTCCAGGGCGTGATGCCGTGGGACGGCGCGGAGGAAGTGGCCTTCGAGTGCGAGCCGGGGACGCTGACGCAGTCCAAGCTGGAAGCGATCCGCGGCATCGGCGTCACCCGGCTGAGCCTCGGTGTGGAGAACTTCGACGACGCGATCCTTCAGGAGAACGGCCGCGCCCATGTGTCGAAGGAGATCTACCGGGTGCGGGACTGGATCCGCGCCCAGGGCTTCCGCCAGTTGAACGTCGACCTGATCGCCGGGATGGTCGGCGAGACCTGGGAGAGCTGGAAGCGGACGGTCGACCTGACGATCGAGTATGACCCGGACTCGATCACGCTCTACCAGATGGAACTGCCCTTCAACACGGTGTACTCGAAGGCCAGGCTCCGTGGCGACGAGGACGTGCCGGCCTTCGCCGACTGGCGCACGAAGCGGGAATGGCACGCCTACGCCTTCGAGCAGTTCGAGCGCGCCGGATTCGAGCGCTGGAGCGCCTACACGATGATGAGGCGGGACCGGGGCTGCAAGTTCGTCTACGCCCGGGAAGTCTGGAGCGGCGCCGACATGATCCCGATCGGCGTCTCGTCGTTCGGCCACATGGGTGGCGTCCACCTGCAGAACCACGACCGCTGGGATGATTACCTCGCCGCGATCGCAGGCGGGGGTCTGGCCACGCGCCGGGCCCTGGCAACGACCGCTCGCGAGCGGCTGACCCGGGAGGTCATCCTGCAGTTGAAGCGGGGCTGGCTCGAAAGAGGCGCCTTCGAGCGCAAGTTCGGTGTCGACGTGGTGGAGGACTATGCCGACGCCTTCGGCAGTCTGACCGAGCAGGGGCTTGCCACGGTCGGTCCGGAGCGGGTCGAACTCAGCGAGGGCGGCCTTCTCCGGGTCGACCAGCTACTGCCGCGGTTCTACGACGAGCAGTACCGCGGCGCCCGCTACACGTAG
- a CDS encoding PQQ-binding-like beta-propeller repeat protein: MRTVLAVSLLASLAGVLQAHDASPGRNRVATADNLPATWDVASGEGVLWSADLGTVTYGGPTIAGDLIVVGTNNERPRDPEVIGDRGVVMAFDRRDGSFRWQITHEKLATGEANDWPLQGVCSTPSFDGERLYYVSNRAELLAVDLEGNTVWSLDMLAEWGVFPKHMAASTPLVVDDLVFVSTSNGVTDDGRVPAPEASSFAAVDRVSGLPRWSAASPGAGLIDGQWGSPSHGHVGERKQVVFPGGDGWLYAFHAATGRELWRFDGNSALVGGDVRDSANRHAIVATPVFHDGTVYVAMGRDPEVSLRPGALWAVDAAGNADVTAGGARWRFEDPDFGRAIATVAVAGGVVYAADLNGFLFALDADTGEKLWVYDALAPFWSSPLVADGRVYAADTEGDVAVLGSGRTLDVLAENVMPGAVYASPVAAGSVLYLATSETLYALGVR, encoded by the coding sequence ATGAGGACGGTCCTCGCCGTTTCACTGCTCGCCTCGCTGGCCGGGGTGCTGCAGGCACACGATGCGAGTCCGGGGCGCAACCGCGTAGCGACGGCGGATAACCTGCCGGCGACCTGGGATGTCGCGTCGGGCGAGGGCGTCCTGTGGTCGGCCGACCTCGGCACGGTGACCTACGGCGGGCCGACGATCGCGGGCGACCTGATCGTCGTCGGGACGAACAATGAGCGGCCCCGGGATCCGGAGGTGATCGGCGACCGCGGGGTCGTCATGGCCTTCGACCGCCGGGACGGCAGCTTCCGGTGGCAGATCACCCACGAGAAGCTCGCGACGGGGGAGGCGAACGACTGGCCGCTGCAGGGGGTCTGCTCGACTCCTTCGTTCGACGGCGAACGGCTCTACTACGTCTCCAACCGCGCCGAACTCTTGGCGGTCGATCTCGAGGGAAACACGGTCTGGTCCCTCGACATGCTGGCCGAGTGGGGCGTGTTTCCGAAGCACATGGCAGCGTCGACGCCTCTCGTCGTGGACGACCTCGTATTCGTCTCCACGAGCAACGGCGTGACGGACGATGGCCGCGTGCCCGCCCCCGAAGCGTCCAGCTTCGCGGCGGTCGACCGCGTGAGCGGGCTCCCCAGGTGGAGCGCCGCGAGCCCGGGAGCGGGCCTGATCGACGGTCAGTGGGGAAGCCCGTCCCACGGCCACGTGGGCGAGCGGAAGCAGGTCGTCTTCCCGGGCGGGGACGGTTGGCTCTACGCTTTCCATGCGGCGACCGGCCGGGAGCTTTGGCGCTTCGACGGGAACTCGGCTCTCGTTGGTGGCGACGTCCGGGATTCCGCGAATCGCCACGCGATCGTGGCGACGCCCGTCTTCCACGACGGCACGGTCTACGTGGCGATGGGCCGCGATCCGGAGGTGTCCCTCAGACCCGGCGCGCTGTGGGCGGTCGACGCCGCCGGCAACGCCGACGTCACCGCGGGCGGCGCTCGGTGGCGGTTCGAGGATCCGGACTTCGGGCGCGCGATCGCCACCGTCGCGGTTGCCGGCGGCGTCGTCTACGCGGCGGACCTGAACGGCTTCCTCTTCGCGCTCGATGCGGACACCGGCGAGAAGCTGTGGGTCTACGACGCCCTGGCCCCGTTCTGGAGTTCGCCCCTGGTCGCGGACGGGAGGGTCTACGCCGCCGACACGGAGGGCGACGTCGCAGTGCTCGGGAGCGGCCGGACCCTGGACGTGCTTGCCGAGAACGTGATGCCCGGGGCGGTCTACGCCTCGCCGGTGGCGGCCGGCTCCGTGCTGTACCTGGCCACCAGTGAGACGCTCTACGCGCTGGGCGTCCGTTAG